Part of the Armatimonadota bacterium genome is shown below.
TCGCTCCCCTCCCTAAACTCGCCAGAGTTTGGGGAGGGGATACAGGGGAGGGGCACAATCGTCCGAGATAGACCGATGTTCGCCATTGAGACAGATTGGACGCTCGCCCTCCCGGCTCGCGAGGACGCTCGCCCTCCCGGCTCGCGAGGACGCTCGCCCTCCCGGTCTTTCGGCTCGCGGGGACGCTCGCCCTCTCGGGCGGCCCGTTCTTTCGGCTCGCGGGGACGCTCGCCCTCCCGGCCCGCGGGGACGCTCGCCCTCCCCGGCGTTTTGCCAGGCGGGAGCCAGGCGTTCCAATGGCAGCTTCCTTGTCGAACGGGAAAATTTAGGTTTGTAGCACAATTTTGAGTACGAATCAGCCTCTCGGATGTGCTTTTTTGTGCACTTCGCGCAGTCGGTCGGTATCCACGCTGGTGTAGATCTGGGTGGTCGCGATGTCGGCATGTCCCAACAGTTCCTGTACCGCCCGCAGGTCGGCGCCGCCGCTCAAAAGGTGCGTCGCGAACGAGTGTCTCAGCATGTGCGGCCAGACCTCTTTGTCGATGCCCGCCATCGCCGCATAGCGCTTGACGATCTTCCAGAGCGATATGCGCGAAAGCGGCCCGCCGCGCAGATTCAAAAAGAGCCGGTCGCTAGGGGCTTCAGGTCGCTCCGCCAGATAGCGCTCTAGATGCTCGATCGCGATGCCGTTGAGCGGAACCAATCGCTCCTTGCCCCGTTTGCCCAACACTCTTGCCGTGCGCTGTGCCAGGTCGACGTCCGACAGCCTCAGCCCCAGCAGTTCGGATGCCCGCAGTCCTGCGCCGTAAAGAAGTTCGAGCATCGCCCGGTCGCGCAGTCCGGCCACACTCTTGCCATCGGGCTGATTGAGCATTCGTCGCATGTCGTTGACGGTCAGCGTGGCGGGCAGCCGTCGGCGAGGGGATAGTTTGGCCAGCGCGTTCGAGGGCGCCTGTTTCATCGCGCCTTTGCGCTTGGCATACTCCATCCAAGATCGAATGGCCGAGAGTCGGCGGGCGATGCTCGATTCGGCCAAGTTCTGCTTGCGAAAGTGGTGCGCCAGCGCGACCCAAATCTGCGGCGTCCAATCGCTGGGGGGGCCAAACCGGGTCGATTCCAAGAAGGCCGCAAAGGCGCGCAGATCGACCGCATAGGCCGAAACGGTGTGCGGCGACAGATTGCGCTCCTCGCTCAGGTGGCGCAAGAAGAGGTCTATGAGCGCCTCGACGTTAGTTTCTGCGTTCATCCTCGTCCATGCGTATTCCATCGATCGCCTGTTCGAGCGCGGATACCAACAGGCATCCAGCCAACAAGCCTACCATCACTATGCCCGAATCGTTGTACAGTATAGCCGCCAGGCAGCCGTATCCAAGGGCGCCCGCCGATCGTCGCATCGGCGTCGGTCGGCTTAAGAACTGTCTGATCGGCCTGCGCAGCCACAGCCCACCCAGCGCCGCCGCTACAAAGAATGCTGCCAACGCTGCCAAACCCTCGACCGAGCCGACAACTTTGACGACCACTGCGAGCTTGGACGAGACCATCTCGCCGATCCCTCGATCTTGTGCGGTCAAGAACGCTCTGCCCAAATGCGATCGCACATCCGCAGGCGAGTGCGAATCGATCCATCCAATTAGCGGCAGTGAGAGCAAGCCCGCCGCGAACAGCGCCAACAGCCTTTGCCTTGTCAGAACTTGTCCCGATAGCGCGATGCACGCCCCTCCCAGCGATACGACCGCGAAAGCAAATCCGCCGCCGTTGGCGCCTAACAAAGGAGCGCCGATCAACAAGGCCATCAGCCAGCAAACGCCCACAAACTGCGCTAGCCCAACGCCCTGCAGCCTTCCGATAGCCGCACGCTCCATCCATAGTCCCGCTCCGCAAACGAGCATCCCGACGATCAGCGCGGCATAGTTGTTGTCTAGCCCATAGACCCGAGCGCCTTCCCACAAATAAAGCCCAAAAATCGACCGATGAATGCCCGATCCGCCGGCAATGAACAGATCGAGAAGGATCAATCCCAATGTGATGAGGCTTGCCAAAGTAAAGAGGGGCCATCGAAAGCGCCTGCGCAAAATGCCTAACAGGAGCGCGAGCGCCATCCAACAGAGCGCCAGCCAACTGGCAAAGAGTCTGGCATCGGGTATGGGTCGGTCGCTCCACAAATCGAAGGGCGGATGAGCGGCCAGAATGGTCGCCGCCGGAAAGAGCGCGAAACCGACCAGTCCGCTAAGATAGAGCCTTCTGAAAGCGCGTCTGAGCCTGCCAGACTGCCACCAGATGACGCCGATCACGATCCATGCGCCCGCCGAGCAACCGATCACGATCAATGCCAGGCCGCCGAGTTCGCCGTGAAGCCGCCACCAATCCTCAACCCGATTCAGCGCGCGAGCGGTCTCCGTCGTGTGCGATTGATCCGCCAAATTGGGAAGAGCAAGGCCGCTCCAAAACTTGAACCAGGGATGTCCGTCTGTCGTACGGATTCCTCCTTGCGACCGGTCGCCCGTCAATTCTGACAGTAGGGTCGCGCGAAAATCGACCTCTGAGACGAGGCCGGTCCATCGAGTGTTGGGCGAAACGAGCGCGGCAGGCGAGGAACGGGGATCAAAGCGAGCGATGGCGGTCAACCGTCCGTCCCGCCTCAATCGACCGTCCGGCTCCTCCAAACAGACCACCCAGGTCGGAATGCCCTCGGCCAAAAAGAACTCCAGCGAGTGGAAGCTCCACGAATCGACCTCAAAGACGATCCAGTCGTAGTCGAGCGCAGGCGCGGC
Proteins encoded:
- a CDS encoding tyrosine recombinase XerD, with amino-acid sequence MNAETNVEALIDLFLRHLSEERNLSPHTVSAYAVDLRAFAAFLESTRFGPPSDWTPQIWVALAHHFRKQNLAESSIARRLSAIRSWMEYAKRKGAMKQAPSNALAKLSPRRRLPATLTVNDMRRMLNQPDGKSVAGLRDRAMLELLYGAGLRASELLGLRLSDVDLAQRTARVLGKRGKERLVPLNGIAIEHLERYLAERPEAPSDRLFLNLRGGPLSRISLWKIVKRYAAMAGIDKEVWPHMLRHSFATHLLSGGADLRAVQELLGHADIATTQIYTSVDTDRLREVHKKAHPRG